One Alnus glutinosa chromosome 3, dhAlnGlut1.1, whole genome shotgun sequence genomic region harbors:
- the LOC133863235 gene encoding uncharacterized protein LOC133863235, which produces MDPSFTIFDSSSSDDELDIILAFSVEEERLHNERGSTSRLGSVQRRRFIQRNSLEGHQRLFLDYFAESPVYPPNKFRRRFRMQRSLFNRIQIAIEAHEPYFVQRRNAAKKLGHSSLQKMTAALRMLAYGVSGDFMDEYLRIAENTATQCLHYFVKSIISIYSDKYLRSPNSDDITRLLEVNTRRGFPRMLGSIDCMHWKWKNCPKAWAGMFSGHIHEPTIILEAVASYDLWIWHAFFGLPGSHNDINVLEHSSLFNELAGGRAPSVNYSINGNDYTMGYYLADGIYPSWSKFVKTIHAPQGNKRKHFAKNQESVRKDVERAFGVLQARFAIVRGPARSFDHEMLKNIMMACIILHNMIVEDERHLYLGADDFVYDQLDESLYERVPHTANQQLTNFIERHHRIRDRVTHSQLQSDLIEHLWQIHSQS; this is translated from the coding sequence ATGGATccttcttttacaatttttgacTCTTCATCCTCTGATGACGAGTTGGATATCATTTTAGCTTTTTCTGTTGAAGAAGAACGGTTACATAATGAAAGAGGCTCAACATCGCGCCTTGGTTCTGTTCAACGCCGTAGGTTCATCCAGCGGAATTCTTTGGAAGGGCACCAACGCCTTTTCTTAGACTATTTTGCAGAATCGCCAGTCTATCCTCCTAATAAATTTCGAAGGAGGTTTCGAATGCAACGTTCTCTGTTTAATCGTATTCAAATTGCGATAGAAGCTCATGAACCATATTTCGTCCAAAGAAGAAATGCTGCTAAAAAACTCGGACATTCTTCCCTTCAAAAGATGACTGCCGCACTTAGGATGCTCGCTTATGGAGTATCAGGTGATTTTATGGATGAATATTTGAGAATTGCAGAAAACACTGCAACACAGTGtttgcattattttgttaaatcaattatttcaatttattctgACAAGTACTTGAGGTCACCAAATAGCGATGACATTACTAGACTGCTAGAGGTGAACACAAGACGTGGATTTCCAAGAATGTTGGGGAGCATCGATTGCATGCATTGGAAATGGAAAAATTGTCCAAAAGCATGGGCAGGTATGTTTTCTGGTCATATTCATGAACCAACAATCATTTTGGAAGCTGTGGCATCATATGATCTTTGGATATGGCACGCATTTTTTGGGTTACCAGGGTCTCATAACGATATCAATGTATTAGaacattcttctttatttaaCGAGCTCGCTGGAGGGCGTGCTCCATCGGTGAACTATTCAATCAACGGTAATGACTACACAATGGGATATTATCTCGCTGATGGTATATATCCTTCATGGTCAAAATTTGTAAAAACAATTCATGCTCCGcaaggaaataagagaaaacattTTGCAAAAAATCAAGAGTCAGTAAGGAAAGATGTAGAACGTGCATTTGGGGTGCTTCAAGCACGATTTGCAATTGTGCGTGGACCTGCTCGTTCTTTCGATCATGAAATGCTTAAAAACATCATGATGGCGTGCATAATATTGCATAACATGATTGTTGAAGATGAGCGACATCTATACCTTGGAGCAGATGATTTTGTTTACGATCAACTCGATGAGAGTCTCTACGAACGAGTGCCGCACACTGCGAATCAACAACTTACGAACTTCATTGAACGTCATCATCGCATTAGAGACAGAGTAACTCATTCTCAGTTGCAATCAGACCTCATCGAGCATTTATGGCAAATACATAGccaatcataa
- the LOC133863236 gene encoding glutathione S-transferase T2-like, whose amino-acid sequence MDLNDDIFFAPLIHEEDYGYNAYTPTSVHENIDSQNTQLQPQTEFTTKKSSRKGNFGVEEDNILVSAWLITSMDAIHGIDQKASKFWMRVHAEYDEHKKPTFCERSVNSLTNRWSTIQLATNKFCGCIAQIEARHPSGVTEQDKIEEAKVMYHSIHGGSFNFEHCWNTLRFHPKWKRTMSEGVKKKKRKSLVQEPSCTLDSVHLGDDNGSPSVVVNLERPIGNKAQKEREKTRKRQDHMSANLVEVVNDIKEEKKKSRDQRIEDRQEYIRLTKERLVFEQSREEMEKEANLLCKKRLEMEQSREEMEKEANIISKKRLEMEQSREVREQEANLLRKKKLEMEQLREDREIMSMDTSNMLQ is encoded by the exons ATGGATTTGAATGACGATATATTCTTCGCCCCTCTCATACACGAGGAAGATTATGGTTACAATGCATATACGCCGACTTCTGTTCATGAGAACATTGATTCCCAAAACACTCAACTCCAACCTCAAACTGAATTCACTACTAAAAAAAGTTCGCGGAAAGGAAACTTTGGTGTAGAAGAAGACAACATACTAGTATCGGCTTGGCTCATCACTAGTATGGATGCAATTCATGGTATTGATCAAAAAGCCTCAAAATTTTGGATGAGGGTTCATGCAGAGTATGATGAACATAAGAAGCCTACATTTTGTGAACGTTCTGTGAACTCTTTAACAAATCGGTGGTCAACAATCCAACTTGCTACTAACAAGTTTTGTGGATGTATAGCTCAAATTGAAGCAAGGCATCCAAGTGGAGTTACCGAACAAGACAAG attgagGAAGCGAAGGTAATGTATCACAGCATTCATGGTGGCTCATTTAATTTTGAGCATTGTTGGAATACATTGAGATTTCATCCAAAATGGAAACGAACGATGTCCGAAggagttaaaaaaaagaaaagaaaatcacttGTACAAGAACCTTCTTGTACTTTAGATTCGGTACATCTAGGGGATGACAATGGGTCTCCTTCAGTGGTTGTAAACTTGGAGAGGCCAATTGGCAACAAGgcccaaaaagagagagagaagacacGAAAGAGGCAAGACCATATGTCTGCGAATCTTGTGGAAGTAGTTAATGAtatcaaggaagaaaagaagaaatctcGTGATCAAAGAATTGAAGATCGACAAGAGTATATTCGTCTTACAAAAGAAAGGCTTGTGTTTGAGCAATCGAGAGAGGAAATGGAAAAAGAGGCAAATCTTCTTTGTAAAAAGAGGCTTGAGATGGAGCAATCGAGAGAGGAAATGGAAAAAGAGGCTAATATTATTAGTAAAAAAAGGCTTGAGATGGAACAATCGAGAGAGGTAAGGGAACAAGAGGCTAATCTTCTTCGTAAAAAAAAGCTTGAGATGGAGCAATTGAGAGAAGATAGGGAAATTATGAGTATGGATACAAGCAACATGCTCCAATGA